The following coding sequences are from one Arachis hypogaea cultivar Tifrunner chromosome 7, arahy.Tifrunner.gnm2.J5K5, whole genome shotgun sequence window:
- the LOC112703037 gene encoding uncharacterized protein, giving the protein MSGAQGAQPKEARTATVYESVEGGENRTRTDLRSKEDQGKIQIDKMQEKVSDPAGKGGPVFGAGKDDNKQDLGVTGTG; this is encoded by the coding sequence ATGTCAGGGGCACAAGGGGCACAGCCGAAAGAAGCAAGGACAGCAACGGTGTACGAGTCAGTAGAAGGAGGAGAGAATAGAACGAGGACTGACTTGCGTTCAAAGGAGGATCAAGGCAAAATTCAGATCGATAAGATGCAGGAGAAGGTCTCTGACCCTGCTGGCAAAGGTGGTCCTGTCTTTGGTGCTGGCAAAGATGACAACAAGCAAGACCTTGGAGTCACTGGCACTGGCTAA